The window GTGGTGCCGTAGAGCTTCTTGAATTCGTCGAATTCGGAGCCGTCGACGATCCGCGCGATGATGTCATGCACGTCGAACGGCTTGCGGCCGTCGGCGGAGACCACGCCGTAGATCTCCTCGGCGGGAAACAGCGGCTCCTGCGGCGCCTTCATGTTGAGCGGCGCCTTCGCCGGCTGCTTCAGCGTGCCGACGATGCGCCGCGCGATCCCGATCGCATGGGCGTCGTTCTGCGCGTAATGATCGGTCACACCCGACTGCCGGGAGTGGACGTCAGCACCGCCGAGCTCTTCGGCAGTGACAACCTCGCCGGTCGCGGCCTTCACCAGCGGCGGGCCGCCGAGGAAGATCGTGCCTTGATTGCGCACGATGATGCTCTCGTCCGACATCGCCGGCACATAGGCGCCGCCGGCGGTGCAGGAGCCCATCACGATCGCGATCTGCGGGATGCCCTGCGACGACATCTGGGCCTGGTTGTAGAAGATGCGGCCGAAATGCCGCTCGTCGGGAAAGATCTCGTCCTGCAGCGGCAGGAAGGCGCCGCCGGAATCCACCATGTAGACGCAGGGCAGATTGTTCTGCCGCGCGATGTCCTGGGCGCGCAGATGCTTCTTCACCGTCAGCGGGTAGTAGGTGCCGCCCTTGATGGTGGCATCATTGGCGACGATGATGCATTCGCGCCCGGAGATGCGTCCGACGCCGGTGATGACGCTGGCCGAATGGACATCGCCGCCGTACAGCCCGTTGGCGGCGAGCGGCGACAGTTCGAGGAATGCGGTGCCGGGATCGACCAGCAGATCGACGCGATCGCGTGCCAGCATCTTGCCGCGCGAGGTGTGCCGCTTGCGCGAGGTCTCGCCCCCACCGCCCGCGACCTGCTTGAGCTTGTCCCGGAGTTCCGCGACCAGGCTGCGCATCACATCAGCGTTGCGGGCGAATTCAGAGGATGTGGGATCGATCGTCGAATGAAGCGGCATCGCTGTTGCACGTTTCGTTGGAGTGGCCGACAGGATTTTTTGGAAACCGAGCCGCCGCGCCGGAGGCACGACGGCCGGTGCGCAGCTCAGGCCGTCTTCGCGAACAGCTCGCGGCCGATCAGCATGCGGCGGATCTCGCTGGTGCCGGCGCCGATCTCGTAGAGCTTCGCATCGCGCAGCAGCCGACCGGTCGGATAGTCGTTGATGTAACCGTTGCCG of the Bradyrhizobium quebecense genome contains:
- a CDS encoding carboxyl transferase domain-containing protein, whose translation is MPLHSTIDPTSSEFARNADVMRSLVAELRDKLKQVAGGGGETSRKRHTSRGKMLARDRVDLLVDPGTAFLELSPLAANGLYGGDVHSASVITGVGRISGRECIIVANDATIKGGTYYPLTVKKHLRAQDIARQNNLPCVYMVDSGGAFLPLQDEIFPDERHFGRIFYNQAQMSSQGIPQIAIVMGSCTAGGAYVPAMSDESIIVRNQGTIFLGGPPLVKAATGEVVTAEELGGADVHSRQSGVTDHYAQNDAHAIGIARRIVGTLKQPAKAPLNMKAPQEPLFPAEEIYGVVSADGRKPFDVHDIIARIVDGSEFDEFKKLYGTTLISGFAHIWGYPVGIIANNGILFSESSLKGAHFIELCCQRGIPLVFLQNITGFMVGKKYEAGGIARDGAKLVTAVATAGVPKFTVVIGGSYGAGNYGMCGRAYSPRFLWLWPNARISVMGGEQASMVLSQVRRDGIEAKGESWSAEEEDKFREPIRAQYEKQGNPYYATARLWDDGVIDPADTRLVLGLGLSAAANAPIEPTKFGLFRM